A stretch of Mucilaginibacter terrae DNA encodes these proteins:
- a CDS encoding RagB/SusD family nutrient uptake outer membrane protein — protein sequence MNIKVKFSVVLLLVTLCSTSCNKYLSLEPQDGIIRQNFWKTKEQLKAAVNGCYAGMLADPLVENLFLWGELRGDMLTAGTFVRNAELNVINVNIASTNTIADWSIIYKAINNCNTVLDFGPDVLKYDNTLTQSVLNGYLGEALALRGLLYFYLARSFGDVPLKLTSTSSDDENLEIPKSTQQQVFDQIIKDLKQAEQYTFTTYGNRNDDKGRITRYTVNAILADVYLWLDKYDDCIKACDYIINSNQFVLVPGDSNWFGTLYYQGNSNESLFELQFNQNKQNPFYDMLIGTKRFRAALRVTAEVFTQDFFDITNFDIRGNDASLKFNDGTIYKYQGINATSSRPQGASIAHWFVYRYPEVLLMKAEAQNQQGNGQAALNVIETLRTRANALPGSAMVVDPTDKNGVTDYLLAERAREFAFEGKRWYDLLRNARRNNYERLDLILDVVPTTTADEYQQAAIVKLRDKRSHYFPIFLYELQTNKALVQNPFYQ from the coding sequence ATGAATATAAAAGTAAAATTCTCGGTTGTACTGCTGCTGGTTACACTTTGTTCAACATCGTGTAACAAGTACCTGTCGCTTGAGCCGCAGGATGGTATTATAAGGCAGAATTTCTGGAAAACAAAAGAACAGTTAAAAGCCGCCGTAAACGGTTGCTATGCCGGTATGCTGGCCGATCCGTTGGTGGAAAACTTGTTTTTGTGGGGCGAATTGCGGGGAGATATGCTAACCGCGGGAACATTTGTACGAAATGCAGAGCTCAATGTAATTAACGTAAACATCGCCTCAACCAACACCATCGCCGATTGGTCTATCATCTATAAAGCGATAAACAATTGCAATACTGTGCTTGATTTTGGTCCGGATGTATTAAAGTACGACAATACACTTACCCAATCAGTTTTAAATGGTTATCTGGGCGAAGCCCTGGCACTACGCGGGTTACTGTACTTTTACCTGGCCCGCAGCTTTGGTGATGTTCCTTTAAAACTTACCTCAACCAGTAGTGATGATGAAAACCTGGAAATACCCAAAAGCACCCAGCAACAGGTGTTTGACCAGATAATTAAAGATCTTAAACAGGCCGAGCAGTACACCTTTACTACCTACGGTAACCGTAACGATGATAAAGGACGTATAACCCGCTACACTGTTAATGCCATTTTAGCCGATGTTTACTTATGGCTTGACAAGTATGATGATTGTATAAAAGCCTGCGATTACATTATCAATTCAAATCAATTTGTTTTAGTTCCGGGCGATAGCAACTGGTTCGGCACACTATACTATCAAGGCAATTCTAACGAGAGCTTGTTTGAGCTTCAATTCAATCAGAATAAGCAAAATCCGTTTTATGACATGCTCATTGGTACCAAAAGGTTCAGGGCCGCTTTAAGGGTTACAGCCGAAGTATTTACCCAGGATTTCTTTGATATAACAAACTTTGACATACGTGGTAATGATGCCTCTTTGAAATTTAATGATGGTACCATATATAAATATCAAGGCATAAATGCTACCTCATCGCGTCCTCAGGGAGCCTCAATTGCACACTGGTTCGTGTATCGCTATCCTGAAGTATTGTTAATGAAAGCCGAAGCTCAAAATCAGCAAGGTAACGGTCAGGCGGCCTTAAATGTAATAGAAACCCTTCGTACACGCGCCAATGCATTACCAGGCTCGGCCATGGTGGTTGATCCTACCGATAAAAATGGTGTTACCGATTACTTATTAGCTGAGCGTGCCCGCGAATTTGCCTTTGAAGGTAAACGTTGGTATGACCTGTTACGCAACGCCCGTCGTAACAACTACGAACGGCTTGACCTGATACTCGATGTGGTGCCAACCACCACCGCCGATGAGTATCAGCAAGCAGCTATTGTAAAATTGCGCGATAAACGCAGCCATTACTTCCCCATATTCTTATATGAGCTGCAAACAAATAAAGCATTGGTTCAAAATCCATTTTATCAATAA
- a CDS encoding fasciclin domain-containing protein, whose translation MRRILQSAFLFLLGLLLITGCAKKEFNERYERPDNLADPIYQQLEQRGNFKSLLTCIEKAGYKDILGKAGFWTMFAPNDAAFAAYFKEKGINSAADIDAATAQKIVKYCLVFNAFKTDRLPDYQSLTGWVPNMAFKRRTAYYDGAQVVNYNGKDITYVNSNRNNRGGTTYFTVSDNNNKYIPYILDRFLTPKNLTPADYNYFNTANPYTGFNVADAQVVNSNIIAENGVIHEVNRVLLPLPSIDQYMGTNNQYSVFKSLFDKYMVSYILSPEATAKNLENTGVQKDIYVKLYDAGLAYSPNNENYQKLDDNDGQAEGYSMFAPTNTALNDYINNVLLEYYPSLDALPKEIMYDFLNAHMFLTTVWPSKFATTINGQGQGALFNPASDVVDKKLLSNGVFYGTNKVQNANVFSTVFGRAYLNPNYSLMTRALTANLKANIINTSLKYTLFLTSDATMRALGFNYDLDANTWRYTPPGGGTALSGSSALDKLNRIINTQVVRADVTSLQGSGILETYDGEYIRYSNNTVYSAGTRDANLTINATSSRTTQNGTVYYIDGLLSEPSLSVGKHLEALSAQANSPYKKFVDYVKASTIYNTSNGEILGVTAGSFYTVLAPTNTAIDAAIAQGYLPATTAPTDQIGRDKVANFIRYHIIQKATVVPDGKKAGGFLTLLQTANGTTTAVNVTNTGVNNMQVRDMLGNTVNVVAASSNNLSNRTVIHLLDNFLKFNAN comes from the coding sequence ATGAGGAGAATTTTACAAAGTGCTTTTTTGTTTTTATTGGGCCTGTTGTTAATAACAGGATGCGCCAAAAAGGAATTTAACGAGCGTTACGAGCGTCCCGATAACCTGGCCGACCCTATTTACCAGCAACTGGAACAGCGTGGTAACTTTAAAAGCTTACTAACCTGTATTGAGAAGGCAGGCTATAAAGACATTTTAGGCAAGGCTGGTTTTTGGACCATGTTTGCGCCTAACGATGCTGCTTTTGCCGCCTATTTTAAAGAAAAGGGAATTAACAGCGCCGCCGATATTGATGCAGCAACTGCTCAAAAAATTGTTAAATATTGCCTGGTATTCAATGCCTTTAAGACCGATCGTTTGCCCGACTATCAATCACTTACCGGTTGGGTGCCTAATATGGCTTTTAAACGTCGCACGGCTTATTATGACGGGGCACAGGTTGTTAATTACAATGGTAAAGATATTACGTATGTAAATTCAAATCGTAACAATAGGGGAGGAACCACTTACTTTACCGTAAGTGATAATAATAACAAGTATATACCTTATATACTCGACAGATTTTTGACCCCAAAAAATCTTACCCCGGCAGATTACAATTACTTCAATACCGCAAACCCTTACACAGGATTTAATGTGGCCGATGCGCAGGTAGTAAACAGCAACATCATTGCCGAAAATGGTGTAATACACGAGGTTAACCGCGTATTGCTTCCATTGCCAAGCATCGACCAATATATGGGTACTAATAACCAGTACAGTGTTTTTAAATCGCTGTTTGATAAGTATATGGTATCGTACATATTAAGTCCGGAGGCTACCGCCAAAAATTTAGAAAATACCGGCGTGCAAAAGGACATTTATGTAAAACTGTATGATGCCGGTTTGGCTTACTCGCCTAATAACGAAAACTATCAGAAACTGGACGATAACGACGGGCAAGCCGAAGGTTACTCCATGTTTGCACCTACTAACACGGCCCTGAATGATTACATCAATAATGTGCTGTTAGAATATTATCCATCGCTTGATGCGCTGCCTAAGGAAATTATGTACGATTTCCTGAATGCACATATGTTTTTAACCACCGTTTGGCCAAGCAAATTTGCCACCACCATTAACGGACAGGGGCAGGGAGCCTTATTTAATCCGGCTTCTGATGTGGTTGATAAGAAATTACTAAGCAACGGTGTATTTTATGGTACCAATAAGGTACAAAATGCCAACGTATTCAGTACTGTGTTTGGCCGTGCTTATTTAAATCCTAATTACTCATTAATGACCCGGGCTTTAACTGCAAACCTTAAAGCCAATATTATTAATACCAGTTTAAAGTATACGTTGTTTTTAACTTCGGATGCTACCATGCGGGCATTAGGATTTAACTATGACTTAGATGCCAATACCTGGCGCTATACCCCACCGGGTGGAGGTACCGCGCTATCAGGTTCATCGGCTTTAGATAAACTTAATCGTATTATCAACACCCAGGTTGTACGTGCCGATGTTACAAGTCTTCAAGGTAGCGGCATATTAGAAACTTACGACGGCGAATACATTCGTTACAGCAACAACACTGTATACTCGGCCGGTACCCGCGATGCCAACTTAACCATCAATGCAACCAGTTCTCGCACTACTCAAAACGGTACGGTATATTATATTGATGGTTTACTGTCAGAGCCAAGCCTGTCGGTAGGTAAACACCTGGAGGCACTATCGGCACAGGCCAATTCACCTTACAAAAAGTTTGTTGACTATGTAAAGGCATCTACCATTTACAACACCTCAAACGGTGAAATCTTGGGTGTAACTGCTGGTTCATTTTACACAGTATTGGCACCTACTAATACTGCTATTGATGCGGCTATAGCCCAAGGCTACCTGCCTGCTACAACCGCCCCAACCGACCAAATCGGTCGCGATAAGGTGGCTAACTTCATCAGGTACCACATCATACAAAAAGCAACCGTAGTACCCGACGGAAAAAAAGCCGGTGGATTTTTAACACTGCTGCAAACTGCCAACGGCACTACAACCGCCGTAAATGTGACTAATACGGGAGTTAACAACATGCAGGTGCGTGATATGCTTGGCAATACAGTAAATGTGGTAGCGGCAAGCAGCAACAACCTGTCAAACCGTACGGTAATACACCTGCTTGACAACTTCCTGAAGTTTAATGCCAATTAG
- a CDS encoding SusC/RagA family TonB-linked outer membrane protein, with protein sequence MKKIYTHLFFCCLTLVLAGLSMFVQAQTTTAPVATIRGKITDRKDKAPLVGVTVVEIDKEKRIVGGVSTDIDGNYALRIKNRQNKISVSLIGYKTVVVDINDRATINATMEQSSNTLTDVMVTANKTSSNGLLQIDARNSTTAVAKISAKDIEELSASSIDQAIQGRLPGVDIAANSGDPGAGMQIRIRGTSTINGSTNPLIVLDGMPYETNIPTDFNFGTADEQGYASLLNIAPADIQDISVLKDAAATAVWGSRAANGVLIINTKRGRLGSPQVTYTMRATASRQPNAIPMLTGDQYSQLIPEEVMNRTGTPLNTQTVKEFLYDPSDRYYFNNYSNNTDWIGAITRTGIMHDHNLSLSGGGEKARYFSSLSYLNQRGTTLGTALSRVTTRINLDYNVSDRIKFRTDVSYTHSNTDKVYNDDARSIAYQKMPNMSIYEINSFGNNTGVYLSPVQNIQGAYPGTFNPVAMLNSGINNVIGERIVPHFTLQYDIVPSLFRATADVQFDINNTKNRTFLPQIATGLPVSNQNVNRAFDGDVDQFSIQTKTNFIYTPKLNEKHSLMGLVSFITNDSKATVLQSESSNSGSVLLQDPSINSRILNLRSSFGQTRSVAAVFNAQYGLLDRYIVNFALRADGNSKFGPAHRWGLFPSVSSRWRVSGEPFMKKVTFFDDLSLRASYGKSGNEPKNNYTFYNIYGNYTYDYLGSSAVYSQNMELRNLKWETVTGQDLGLTLSMFKSRINVDVDIYRNRTTDLFFNDLQLPGISGFSKISMNVGTMDNQGWEINLNAVAVKTKKLMVEMNFNIANNTNIIREISPYYPSTKGDITTNGSYRTILQVNNPFGSFYGFRFKGVYKDQAATVATNANGQPIVGLDGVPLQMRFNYPATNYLFKPGDAAYEDINHDGNIDYKDVVYLGNGNPKFTGGFGPTITFNGNLKINTFFTFRYGYQLVNGTRMQTSNMYGFNNQSTEVLKRWRNEGDVTDVPRAVWNDGFNWLGSDRYVENGSFIRLRSVTARYNLTKRLLSRVGIRSASVYVTAENLLTFTKYTGQDPEVSVRGSDPFRVATDNSMTPPTRNLVLGMVVGF encoded by the coding sequence ATGAAAAAAATATATACCCATCTTTTTTTCTGCTGTTTAACACTTGTACTTGCCGGGCTGTCTATGTTTGTGCAGGCGCAAACCACTACTGCACCAGTTGCCACCATTCGCGGTAAAATAACCGATAGAAAGGATAAAGCCCCGTTGGTGGGTGTTACCGTTGTGGAGATCGATAAAGAGAAACGTATTGTTGGCGGTGTATCAACCGATATTGATGGTAATTACGCGCTCCGCATTAAAAATCGTCAAAATAAAATTTCCGTATCGCTAATTGGCTACAAAACCGTGGTTGTGGATATTAACGACCGTGCCACCATTAATGCAACTATGGAGCAAAGCTCCAATACCCTTACCGATGTGATGGTTACTGCCAATAAAACATCAAGTAACGGCTTGTTGCAAATTGATGCCCGTAATTCAACTACGGCTGTTGCAAAAATCAGCGCTAAAGATATTGAAGAACTTTCAGCCTCATCAATTGACCAGGCTATACAAGGTCGCTTGCCCGGTGTTGATATTGCAGCCAATTCTGGCGACCCTGGTGCCGGTATGCAAATACGTATTCGCGGTACATCAACCATCAATGGTTCAACTAACCCGCTTATTGTGTTAGATGGTATGCCTTATGAAACCAATATTCCAACCGATTTTAACTTTGGTACAGCCGATGAACAGGGTTATGCCTCGCTATTGAATATTGCCCCGGCCGATATTCAGGATATATCGGTACTTAAAGATGCTGCTGCAACGGCAGTTTGGGGTTCAAGGGCAGCCAATGGGGTATTAATTATTAATACCAAGCGTGGTCGTTTAGGTTCGCCGCAGGTTACTTATACCATGCGTGCCACTGCCTCAAGGCAACCTAATGCAATACCTATGCTTACTGGCGACCAGTACTCACAACTCATTCCCGAAGAGGTGATGAACCGTACCGGTACTCCGTTAAATACACAAACAGTAAAAGAGTTTTTGTATGACCCCAGTGACCGTTATTACTTCAACAATTACAGCAATAACACCGATTGGATCGGTGCCATTACCCGCACAGGCATAATGCACGACCATAACCTCTCCTTATCGGGCGGTGGTGAAAAAGCTCGTTACTTTTCATCTTTGAGTTACCTTAACCAGCGGGGTACTACTTTGGGTACGGCTTTAAGCAGGGTAACAACTCGTATAAACCTCGATTACAACGTGTCGGATCGTATCAAGTTCCGTACCGACGTATCATACACGCACTCCAATACCGATAAGGTATATAACGATGACGCCCGAAGCATAGCATACCAAAAAATGCCCAACATGAGCATTTACGAAATAAACAGCTTTGGTAACAATACCGGTGTTTATCTGTCGCCGGTGCAAAATATTCAGGGCGCATACCCGGGTACTTTTAACCCGGTAGCCATGCTTAACTCAGGCATTAACAATGTAATTGGCGAGCGTATTGTACCGCACTTTACATTACAGTATGATATTGTTCCAAGCTTGTTCCGTGCAACTGCCGATGTGCAGTTTGATATTAACAACACTAAAAACCGCACCTTTTTACCTCAAATTGCAACAGGCTTACCGGTAAGCAACCAAAACGTTAACCGGGCATTTGATGGCGATGTAGACCAGTTTAGCATTCAAACCAAAACCAATTTTATTTATACCCCCAAGCTTAACGAAAAGCATAGTTTAATGGGGCTGGTATCATTTATAACTAATGATAGCAAGGCCACGGTTTTACAAAGCGAGTCATCAAACTCAGGCTCGGTGCTACTTCAAGATCCATCAATTAATAGTCGTATTTTAAACCTCAGGTCATCATTTGGGCAAACCCGTAGTGTTGCTGCGGTATTCAATGCCCAGTACGGTTTGTTAGACAGGTACATCGTAAACTTTGCTTTACGTGCCGATGGTAACTCTAAATTTGGCCCGGCTCACCGCTGGGGATTATTCCCGTCGGTTTCTTCGCGCTGGCGTGTATCGGGTGAGCCATTCATGAAAAAAGTAACATTTTTTGATGATTTGAGCTTACGTGCCAGCTATGGTAAAAGCGGTAACGAACCTAAAAACAACTATACTTTTTACAATATCTACGGTAACTACACTTACGATTACTTAGGCTCATCGGCAGTTTATTCACAAAATATGGAGCTGCGCAACCTTAAATGGGAGACCGTTACCGGGCAAGACCTTGGTTTGACTTTATCCATGTTTAAAAGCCGCATTAATGTTGACGTAGATATATACCGCAACCGTACAACCGACTTATTTTTCAATGATCTGCAATTGCCGGGTATCTCGGGCTTCAGCAAAATAAGTATGAATGTGGGTACCATGGATAACCAGGGTTGGGAGATAAACTTAAACGCAGTAGCGGTTAAAACCAAAAAGTTGATGGTGGAAATGAATTTCAACATTGCCAATAACACCAATATTATTCGCGAGATATCTCCTTACTATCCAAGTACCAAAGGTGATATTACCACCAACGGTAGTTACCGCACTATTTTACAGGTAAACAACCCGTTTGGTTCGTTTTATGGCTTCCGCTTTAAGGGAGTGTACAAAGACCAGGCGGCTACAGTAGCCACCAATGCCAACGGGCAACCTATTGTTGGGTTGGATGGTGTGCCACTGCAAATGCGCTTTAACTACCCGGCAACCAATTATTTGTTTAAACCCGGCGATGCAGCTTATGAAGACATAAATCACGATGGTAATATTGATTACAAAGACGTGGTTTACCTGGGCAATGGCAATCCAAAATTCACAGGCGGTTTTGGGCCAACCATCACTTTCAATGGTAATCTTAAAATTAATACCTTCTTCACCTTCAGGTATGGCTACCAGCTGGTTAACGGCACCCGCATGCAAACCAGCAATATGTATGGCTTTAATAACCAAAGTACCGAGGTGTTAAAAAGATGGCGTAACGAGGGTGACGTAACCGATGTACCGCGTGCGGTATGGAATGATGGCTTTAACTGGTTAGGGTCTGACCGTTATGTAGAAAACGGTTCTTTCATCCGTTTGCGTTCGGTTACCGCCCGGTACAATTTAACTAAACGCCTGTTGAGCCGCGTAGGCATCCGTAGCGCAAGCGTATACGTAACCGCCGAAAACCTGTTAACCTTTACCAAATATACCGGGCAAGACCCCGAGGTTTCGGTGAGGGGTAGCGATCCGTTCCGCGTGGCGACTGATAACTCGATGACGCCACCAACGCGCAACCTGGTGTTGGGTATGGTAGTAGGTTTTTAA
- a CDS encoding fasciclin domain-containing protein, with protein sequence MKILNSNKWLASITCIMVLIIVLSGCKREEFTETTTGDVNITEYLQKDAGQFSTLSKVLQITGSDNSLGGYGTYTLFAPTNDAFAKYLTEVGKTSIDQIGVEELKDLVRFHLVRDTITTDKFTDGKLRTNTMYGQSILTGAQNINGVTTLTINRQATLLKGNIRTGNGIIHVIDRVLKPSKLTLAQAIEQNPNYSVFTQALKETGFYDSLNVLPINAPDTNKRFQTVLAESNAVLASAGFSSYAALKAKYSKTGNPKLINDSLHLFMAYHILPGLKYLPDVFNASSHVTLAPLDVITTKLVNQQILVNDDTFDGKYEPGAQINRAGSDITTANGVLHDMAAHYAIKVRFPIPVYWEVTEQPEFKRLTGIYRVTNKNSPSYSTGDLQDIKWQTGSVSYRVAPEARQFYVYNNDYLFIAALRTAATANSWIEFKTPLLVKGRYKVWVCFIRRGGGKGVSVMFNGEPLSRVLNLTESLPAQVLVGNRWTYPAGTTPESLEALGKKMVFGGPSVPFYNNPAQTIEYYRDSYGLLAGSIDVQKTDRHTLRLQAVADASGDIQIDMIHFIPENMDQLYPKFNPDGSVIQKPQ encoded by the coding sequence ATGAAAATCTTAAACTCAAACAAATGGCTTGCATCAATAACCTGTATCATGGTATTGATCATAGTTTTAAGTGGCTGTAAACGCGAGGAGTTTACCGAAACCACTACCGGCGATGTGAATATTACGGAGTATTTACAAAAAGATGCCGGTCAGTTCTCTACCTTATCAAAGGTGCTGCAAATTACAGGCAGCGATAACTCATTAGGGGGGTACGGAACCTATACCTTATTTGCCCCAACCAACGATGCGTTTGCAAAGTATCTTACCGAAGTTGGCAAAACTTCAATTGATCAAATTGGAGTGGAGGAACTGAAGGATCTGGTTCGTTTCCATTTGGTGCGCGACACCATTACTACCGATAAATTTACCGATGGTAAACTGCGTACAAACACCATGTACGGGCAATCAATACTTACCGGTGCACAAAATATTAACGGTGTAACTACGCTTACCATTAACCGGCAGGCTACCTTGTTAAAAGGTAATATCCGCACAGGTAACGGTATTATACATGTTATCGACAGGGTTTTAAAACCATCAAAACTAACCCTGGCACAGGCTATCGAGCAAAATCCTAACTATAGTGTATTCACTCAAGCACTTAAAGAAACAGGTTTTTATGATAGCTTAAACGTGTTGCCAATTAATGCTCCCGATACCAATAAGCGTTTCCAAACCGTACTGGCAGAATCGAATGCGGTGCTGGCTTCTGCCGGATTTAGCTCTTATGCGGCTTTAAAAGCAAAGTATTCAAAAACAGGCAATCCTAAATTGATTAACGATAGTTTGCACCTGTTTATGGCCTATCATATTTTGCCGGGTCTTAAATATTTACCTGATGTTTTCAATGCATCATCGCACGTTACTTTAGCTCCGCTTGATGTAATTACCACCAAATTGGTTAATCAGCAAATTTTGGTTAACGATGATACTTTTGATGGCAAGTATGAGCCCGGCGCACAAATAAACCGTGCAGGTAGCGATATTACTACAGCAAACGGTGTATTACATGATATGGCAGCTCATTATGCTATTAAAGTACGCTTCCCTATACCTGTTTATTGGGAAGTTACCGAGCAGCCTGAATTTAAACGCCTAACCGGTATATACCGTGTAACTAACAAAAACAGCCCAAGCTATTCAACCGGCGATTTACAGGATATTAAATGGCAAACAGGTTCGGTAAGCTACCGTGTAGCTCCTGAAGCCCGCCAGTTTTATGTTTACAATAACGATTATCTGTTTATTGCGGCCCTGCGTACCGCGGCAACAGCCAACAGTTGGATAGAATTTAAAACGCCATTACTGGTTAAAGGCCGCTACAAGGTGTGGGTATGCTTCATCCGTCGTGGTGGTGGTAAAGGTGTTTCGGTTATGTTTAATGGCGAGCCGCTATCTCGCGTGTTGAACCTTACCGAGAGTTTACCTGCCCAGGTGCTGGTTGGTAACCGCTGGACCTATCCTGCCGGTACAACGCCTGAATCATTGGAAGCTTTAGGTAAAAAGATGGTTTTTGGTGGTCCGAGTGTGCCTTTTTATAATAACCCGGCGCAAACCATCGAATACTATCGCGATAGCTATGGATTATTGGCAGGTAGCATTGATGTGCAGAAAACCGACAGGCACACGCTCAGGCTGCAAGCCGTGGCCGATGCCTCTGGCGATATACAGATAGACATGATACATTTTATCCCTGAAAACATGGACCAGTTGTATCCTAAATTTAACCCTGATGGGTCTGTAATACAAAAACCACAATAA